The Coffea arabica cultivar ET-39 chromosome 9c, Coffea Arabica ET-39 HiFi, whole genome shotgun sequence nucleotide sequence AGGACCACAAGACATATGCAAAAAGATGGAGGAAATTGGCCGCCAAGGTGGAGTCTCCTATGATTGAAGATGAGATTGTTCGTACGTTCATCAAAGCTCATGACCCGCCCTACTTTGAGGAGATTTTTCGCATGACCGGGTGTTCATTTGCAGCAATTATCAATAAGTTGGAGGAGTATGACGAATATGTCAAAGCAGGAAAAATTGTCAATGTATCAGCTTTAAAATCACAGTTGGACGCCTTGCAAGGTCAGAGTAATAACAAAAGGGAGCCTCAACTTCAGAAGAAAGAGGAGGAAACTACTTTTGTGTGGGGCCAAGGACCGTTTTCAAGACCCAGATCTCAACGTTACCATACATATTCATCTCGCTACCCAAACCCACGCCCTGTTTACCATACTACTATCAATCATCCTCGACCTCGGCAAAACTGTGCAAGCCCACCTACAATACCCTTCCCAATGTCTCACAACAATCCTCAAATTCAACCTTGTCTACCTTATAATCCCAGACCTACTCCACCAAACCAACAGGCTTACAACCCTTCTCAAaccaataaaatacaaaaacctGGTCGATCTCGAACTTTTACCAACTTAGGCCGACCCATTGACCAACTATACGAACAGCTCAAGGCCGCCGGTGAAATTGATGACATACCTCCTCCAAACTACTCTCGTCGAGGTCTCTCTTCTAGGTACGACCCTCAAGCCGCATGTGCCCACCATTTTGGAGCGCCCGGTCACTCGACCAGTAACTGTTGGGTACTAAAACATCAGATCCAGGACATGATCGAAGCAGGAGATATAGTGttaaggaaaagggaagaacaaggaccgaacataagtatgaatcctttttctgaacacaaggacacctttgaggcatttacccccaatgaagaaatttgaaaatcctggaaATGGCTGAATTAGTGAGGTTCCTCTTGAAGGGAAGTTTCAATAAATTTGGGGAGTTGTTTTGGTTAAAACCAATGAAAATCGTTCATACATATGTCTTTTGTTTAAACAtgttttttgtaaatagttttcaatcaaGTGACTGCTAAAGACATGTTTCATGATATTAAGTTTGGTTTTTGTCTGGAAAGtcaataaaatgtacagttTTATATATATTGTGACTTATacattcttttcagatggccCAAAATAAAACCatctgaccctttggatatcactgttcagAAATTTGATGGCAGCGATCTCACGaatgtgaatttgaatttcaaaatgagaggAGTGGGGAAGAGGCAtccgaaaatgtttcaaagaaGCCCGAATGGAATAAAAGAAGTTCAAGCCGAATCGGGATCAAGATTAGGAATAAGAAGCAGTTGAACACAGTCCATCGTGGTTAATATGATCAAAAGGATTGGTCCGTGATTACCATTAAAGGGTCAAATCATGACCATTCAGACGAGAAGGCAAAGCATTAAGGTGATTTTCGTCACtacaaaatgaagccaaaaggaGAGTTTGCCGCGAATTGGTAAGGTGCTCTTATTATCAAAAAGGTATCGCCTGGTGGAGCACTTGTTCCCTCAATCAATCAATTCGGagatgtgtaagaaattttcatctgataaatgaaagttttcttttagagttaatgcgaagaatggaatgaaagtcaggccctcttcttttcccatTAAGACATTATAtctctagttatcccttttgagccttcagaatagatcatttcgtttggcaacctctgagaatcgcaaaccccacactggggtaaattcaattttttaaggaaagtcgaaagaaaaggaaatgaacaaaagaaagcctcaattaaaaaataaactggggcaaattttcaaaattttgaaagatgaatgaaaaaaaaggggagaaagtCTGATGACGGCTGGGGGGTTTGGCAGAAGGAGAGGAAACAGAACGAGAGAGAGTGTTCTGTGACAGCGGAAAAGGAAAACAACGGAGGAAAAGCGGTCTGGGGAAAAGGAGAGAAACCGAGAGAGTTAGGAGAAAGGATCGGGTAGAGAAACAGAAGCAAGTGAGGAAGCTCGGCTGGA carries:
- the LOC113708337 gene encoding uncharacterized protein; this translates as MSTHPEPSDRPVTTSSTDLANLGAQLNEVLNRFNELSVEMMAQRRVIDQLVTSGASKAFTYPTHGPPLTYAPNIQINPSHAQIPQSYPSIAMSMPFEPQGPHYYSTAKPFTIDTVAQGKAEVGESSAPVDKNLLKRLERFEEFIRKNQGSNKQGGLDYNELCLFPNMQLPMGFKAPKFSKYDGTGNPKTHLWMFANKLGKPIDDENLPMRLFSESLEGDMLDWYSNLKPEDMRSWMGLSTAFMRQYEYNCELAPTRTTLEGTKRKPSEDHKTYAKRWRKLAAKVESPMIEDEIVRTFIKAHDPPYFEEIFRMTGCSFAAIINKLEEYDEYVKAGKIVNVSALKSQLDALQGQSNNKREPQLQKKEEETTFVWGQGPFSRPRSQRYHTYSSRYPNPRPVYHTTINHPRPRQNCASPPTIPFPMSHNNPQIQPCLPYNPRPTPPNQQAYNPSQTNKIQKPGRSRTFTNLGRPIDQLYEQLKAAGEIDDIPPPNYSRRGLSSRYDPQAACAHHFGAPGHSTSNCWRSHECEFEFQNERSGEEASENVSKKPEWNKRSSSRIGIKIRNKKQLNTVHRG